The Actinocatenispora sera genome has a window encoding:
- the gatC gene encoding Asp-tRNA(Asn)/Glu-tRNA(Gln) amidotransferase subunit GatC, translated as MAAISREEVAHLAHLARLAVTEDELDTFAGQLDQIVSSVARIGEVAADDIPPTSHAVPLTNVMRADEPRPGLSREAALAGAPAVENDRFRVPQILSEET; from the coding sequence ATGGCCGCCATCTCCCGCGAGGAGGTCGCGCACCTCGCGCACCTCGCGCGGCTTGCCGTGACCGAGGACGAGCTGGACACGTTCGCCGGCCAGCTCGATCAGATCGTGTCGTCGGTGGCGCGGATCGGCGAGGTCGCCGCCGACGACATCCCGCCGACCTCGCACGCGGTGCCGTTGACCAACGTGATGCGCGCCGACGAGCCGCGCCCCGGGCTGTCCCGCGAGGCGGCGCTGGCCGGCGCGCCGGCGGTCGAGAACGACCGGTTCCGGGTGCCGCAGATCCTGTCCGAGGAGACCTGA
- a CDS encoding alpha/beta fold hydrolase produces MTIRHAQVRPDARMRWVELPGTDPARVYVHGLGSSSPAYFAGAATHPADARRRSLLVDLLGYGISDRPADFSYTLAAQAEALAAALDSAGVRAAEVVAHSMGGAVAILLAARRPDLVSRLVAVEANLDPTPRRRLDGWDEESFAAEGFARTLTAVGEEWAATMRLADPVAVYRSERSLGAADLRGTITNLPMPTVYVQGARSGPLAGAAELAEAGVEVRVVADAGHNVMLDNPDGFAAALA; encoded by the coding sequence ATGACCATCCGCCACGCCCAGGTACGCCCCGACGCGCGGATGCGCTGGGTCGAACTACCCGGCACCGACCCGGCCCGGGTGTACGTGCACGGCCTCGGGTCCAGCTCGCCGGCGTACTTCGCCGGCGCCGCGACGCATCCGGCCGATGCCCGCCGGCGTTCGCTGCTCGTCGACCTGCTCGGGTACGGGATCAGCGACCGGCCCGCGGACTTCTCGTACACGCTGGCCGCACAGGCCGAGGCGCTCGCCGCCGCACTGGACTCCGCCGGCGTACGCGCCGCGGAGGTGGTGGCGCACAGCATGGGCGGCGCCGTCGCGATCCTGCTCGCCGCCCGCCGACCCGACCTGGTCTCGCGGCTGGTCGCGGTCGAGGCCAACCTCGACCCGACACCGCGGCGCCGCCTCGACGGCTGGGACGAGGAGTCCTTCGCCGCCGAGGGGTTCGCCCGCACGCTGACCGCGGTGGGTGAGGAGTGGGCCGCGACCATGCGGCTGGCCGACCCGGTCGCGGTCTACCGCAGCGAACGGTCCCTCGGCGCGGCCGACCTGCGCGGCACGATCACCAACCTGCCGATGCCGACCGTGTACGTGCAGGGCGCCCGCAGCGGCCCGCTGGCCGGCGCCGCCGAGCTGGCCGAGGCGGGCGTCGAGGTACGCGTGGTCGCCGACGCCGGGCACAACGTCATGCTCGACAATCCAGACGGCTTCGCCGCCGCCCTGGCGTAG
- the gatA gene encoding Asp-tRNA(Asn)/Glu-tRNA(Gln) amidotransferase subunit GatA, translating to MSELTGRTAEELGAAIAAGETSAVEVTRAHLDRIDAVDPAVHAFLHVAGESAVAQAAEVDRRIAAGEKLGPLAGVPIAVKDIIVTQDMPTTAGSKILENWLPPYDATLVRKLREAGLVVLGKTNMDEFAMGSSTEYSAYGPTCNPWDTGRIPGGSGGGSAAAVAAREAPLAIGTDTGGSIRQPGAVTGTVGAKPTYGGVSRYGLIAFSSSLDQAGPVTRTVTDAALLHEVIGGHDRCDSTSIDAPVPPVVEAARRGLTGDLTGVKVGVVREFAAAQGAEPGVVAAFEAGVQTLTKLGAEVVEVSCPHFEYALPAYYLIAPSECSSNLARFDGVRYGLRVGDDGSRALEEVMSLTRDRGFGPEVKRRIILGTYALSAGYYDAFYGQAQKVRTLVTRDFTAAFEQVDVLAAPTTPFVAFPFGSRTADPTQMYLADLYTIPSNLYGGPAISVPCGLSEGLPVGLQIMAPTMADDRMYRVAAALESTQSPRLADQTPEVTA from the coding sequence ATGAGTGAGCTGACCGGCCGGACGGCCGAGGAGCTGGGTGCGGCGATCGCCGCCGGCGAGACGTCCGCGGTCGAGGTGACCCGGGCCCACCTGGATCGCATCGACGCGGTGGATCCCGCCGTGCACGCGTTCCTGCACGTGGCCGGCGAGTCCGCGGTGGCGCAGGCGGCCGAGGTGGACCGGCGGATCGCGGCGGGGGAGAAGCTCGGCCCGCTGGCCGGGGTCCCGATCGCGGTCAAGGACATCATCGTCACCCAGGACATGCCGACCACCGCCGGCTCGAAGATCCTGGAGAACTGGCTCCCGCCGTACGACGCGACGCTGGTGCGCAAGCTGCGCGAGGCGGGCCTGGTCGTCCTGGGCAAGACCAACATGGACGAGTTCGCGATGGGCTCGTCCACCGAATACTCCGCGTACGGGCCGACCTGCAACCCGTGGGACACCGGCCGGATCCCGGGCGGCTCCGGCGGCGGCTCGGCCGCGGCGGTCGCGGCCCGCGAGGCGCCGCTCGCCATCGGTACCGACACCGGCGGCTCGATCCGCCAGCCCGGCGCGGTGACCGGCACCGTCGGCGCGAAACCCACCTACGGCGGCGTCTCCCGGTACGGGCTGATCGCGTTCTCCTCGTCGCTGGACCAGGCCGGCCCGGTGACCCGGACGGTGACCGACGCGGCGCTGCTGCACGAGGTCATCGGCGGCCACGACCGGTGCGACTCCACCAGCATCGACGCCCCGGTACCGCCGGTCGTCGAGGCGGCCCGCCGCGGCCTGACCGGCGACCTGACCGGGGTGAAGGTCGGCGTGGTGCGCGAGTTCGCCGCGGCGCAGGGCGCCGAGCCGGGTGTGGTGGCGGCGTTCGAGGCCGGCGTGCAGACGCTGACCAAGCTCGGCGCCGAGGTGGTCGAGGTCAGCTGCCCGCACTTCGAGTACGCGCTGCCCGCCTACTACCTGATCGCGCCGAGCGAGTGCTCGTCGAACCTGGCCCGGTTCGACGGCGTGCGCTACGGCCTGCGGGTCGGTGACGATGGCAGCCGCGCGCTGGAGGAGGTCATGTCGCTGACCCGCGACCGCGGCTTCGGCCCGGAGGTCAAGCGGCGGATCATCCTCGGCACCTACGCGCTGTCCGCCGGCTACTACGACGCCTTCTACGGCCAGGCGCAGAAGGTGCGCACGCTGGTCACCCGCGACTTCACCGCCGCGTTCGAGCAGGTCGACGTGCTGGCCGCGCCGACCACGCCGTTCGTGGCGTTCCCGTTCGGCTCGCGCACCGCCGACCCGACCCAGATGTACCTCGCGGATCTGTACACGATCCCGTCCAACCTGTACGGCGGGCCGGCCATCTCCGTCCCTTGTGGACTGTCGGAGGGGCTGCCGGTGGGCCTGCAGATCATGGCGCCGACCATGGCCGACGACCGGATGTACCGGGTGGCCGCGGCGCTGGAGTCGACCCAGTCCCCGCGCCTGGCGGACCAGACCCCGGAGGTGACGGCATGA
- a CDS encoding PadR family transcriptional regulator, producing MLSLCILGFLAEEPLHAYELRSRISGLSGHVRPVSDGALYPAINRLRAAGYLDRHQQQGAGATPRQVLSLTESGRAELLRRLREPGEVEITDRNSFFVLMAFLSRLPDVADQLAVLRRRLDFYSQPASFFYDRGRPRRAAEMTDRYRRGMLTLGAATRKADKEWLRATIAELEAELAGR from the coding sequence ATGCTGAGCCTGTGCATCCTCGGGTTCCTCGCCGAGGAGCCGTTGCACGCCTACGAGCTGAGGTCGCGGATCTCCGGGCTGTCCGGGCACGTCCGCCCGGTCAGTGACGGCGCGCTCTACCCCGCGATCAACCGGCTGCGCGCCGCCGGGTACCTCGACCGGCATCAGCAGCAGGGGGCCGGTGCGACGCCCCGCCAGGTGCTGTCGCTCACCGAGTCCGGCCGGGCCGAGCTGCTGCGGCGGCTGCGCGAGCCCGGCGAGGTCGAGATCACCGACCGCAACTCGTTCTTCGTCCTGATGGCGTTCCTGTCGCGCTTGCCGGACGTGGCCGACCAACTCGCGGTGCTGCGCCGCCGGCTGGACTTCTACTCGCAGCCGGCGAGCTTCTTCTACGACCGCGGCCGGCCCCGGCGCGCCGCCGAGATGACCGACCGGTACCGCCGGGGCATGCTGACGCTGGGCGCCGCCACCCGAAAGGCGGACAAGGAATGGCTGCGGGCGACGATCGCCGAGCTGGAGGCCGAGCTGGCCGGCCGGTAG